From the genome of Variovorax sp. RA8, one region includes:
- a CDS encoding type II secretion system F family protein, translating to MLLFPLLVFLAVTLAIAGLFVWLTPTRAQQRLQVMAGQDGKSPWTESVVKILAPFAQLSTPPDMERASPLRIRFLNAGIRHPDAYLVFFGAKTLLPFVFGAATFLVLRASTQLSGMSLLLNIAVAALLGCYLPNIVLLFMARYRKREIFESFPDAADLMLVCVEAGLGLDAGLTKVTDEMRVKSMALAEELHWTNLEMRAGGTREKSLRNLATRTGVEEIRTFATMLTQADRFGTSIGESLRVFSDDLRHKRQVRAEMLAAKVPTKMLIPLVLCIFPSILMVILGPAAIQIIRTILPMIAGRA from the coding sequence ATGCTGCTGTTTCCCCTGTTGGTATTCCTGGCCGTCACGCTGGCGATTGCCGGGCTCTTCGTATGGCTGACGCCCACCCGGGCGCAGCAGCGGCTCCAGGTCATGGCCGGCCAGGACGGCAAGTCGCCATGGACCGAGTCCGTGGTGAAGATCCTGGCGCCCTTCGCCCAGCTTTCGACGCCGCCGGACATGGAGCGCGCCTCGCCGCTGCGCATCCGGTTTCTCAATGCCGGCATACGGCATCCCGACGCCTACCTGGTGTTCTTCGGCGCAAAGACGCTGCTGCCCTTCGTATTCGGGGCGGCGACCTTTCTCGTGCTGAGGGCGTCGACCCAGCTGTCCGGCATGTCGCTGCTGCTGAATATTGCAGTGGCGGCACTCCTGGGGTGCTATCTGCCGAACATCGTTCTCCTGTTCATGGCCCGGTACCGCAAGCGCGAGATCTTCGAGAGCTTCCCCGATGCCGCGGACCTGATGCTGGTGTGCGTGGAAGCCGGGCTCGGCCTGGACGCCGGGCTGACCAAGGTCACCGACGAGATGCGCGTCAAGAGCATGGCCCTGGCCGAGGAACTGCACTGGACCAACCTGGAGATGCGCGCCGGCGGCACGCGCGAGAAGTCGCTGCGCAACCTGGCCACGCGCACCGGCGTGGAGGAGATCCGGACCTTCGCCACCATGCTGACGCAGGCCGACCGTTTCGGCACCAGCATCGGCGAGTCGCTGCGGGTCTTCTCGGACGATCTGCGCCACAAGCGACAGGTCCGGGCCGAAATGCTGGCGGCCAAGGTGCCGACCAAGATGCTCATCCCGCTGGTCCTGTGCATCTTCCCGTCCATCCTCATGGTCATCCTGGGCCCGGCGGCGATCCAGATCATCCGCACGATCCTGCCGATGATCGCAGGGCGAGCTTAG
- a CDS encoding type II secretion system F family protein — MLQNFGGNVFVIISVLVFVAVLLLLEGLYLIWKSYKGPEAKKVEKRLRALSAAHDLSDQAHLVKERLMSEVPALQRFLLKAPRAQVLDRFILQAGLDTTVSMLLLWCAAGGVLGLSVVAGALHQPLAWGLACGAVLAVLPLLLVQYLRARRLGRLERQLPEALDLMVRALRSGHSFASGLQMIGEEMAEPIANEFRIVSDEVNFGVSLQQALTNLSERVPLTDLRYFVVAVMIQRESGGNLTEVLANLSRLIRERLKLFARIKVLSSEGRLSAWILGVMPFALAALLNAFNPGFMSPLWNDPIGITIVKYMLVLMAAGVVVLIKIVKIRV; from the coding sequence ATGCTGCAGAACTTCGGCGGGAATGTCTTCGTCATCATCTCGGTGCTCGTCTTCGTGGCCGTGCTGCTGCTGCTGGAGGGGCTCTACCTCATCTGGAAGTCCTATAAGGGCCCGGAGGCCAAGAAGGTCGAGAAGCGCCTGCGCGCATTGTCGGCTGCGCACGACTTGAGCGATCAGGCCCATCTGGTGAAGGAGCGCCTGATGAGCGAGGTCCCCGCGCTGCAGCGCTTCCTGCTGAAGGCGCCGCGCGCGCAGGTACTCGACAGGTTCATCCTGCAGGCGGGCCTCGACACGACCGTCTCGATGCTGCTCCTGTGGTGTGCAGCGGGCGGCGTTCTCGGCCTGAGCGTGGTGGCCGGCGCGCTGCACCAGCCGTTGGCGTGGGGACTGGCCTGCGGCGCGGTCCTCGCCGTGCTTCCGCTGCTGCTGGTGCAGTACCTTCGGGCCCGTCGGCTGGGCCGGCTCGAGCGGCAGTTGCCCGAAGCGCTGGACCTGATGGTGCGCGCCTTGCGCTCCGGCCATTCCTTCGCCTCGGGGCTGCAGATGATCGGCGAGGAAATGGCGGAGCCGATCGCCAACGAGTTCCGCATCGTCAGCGACGAGGTCAATTTCGGCGTGTCGCTGCAGCAGGCCCTGACGAACCTGAGCGAGCGCGTTCCGCTGACGGACCTGCGGTACTTCGTGGTGGCCGTCATGATCCAGCGGGAATCGGGCGGCAACCTCACCGAGGTCCTGGCCAACCTCAGCCGCCTGATCCGCGAGCGGCTGAAGCTCTTTGCGCGGATCAAGGTGCTGTCGTCGGAGGGGCGCCTGTCGGCCTGGATCCTGGGTGTCATGCCCTTTGCGCTGGCGGCCTTGCTGAATGCCTTCAACCCGGGGTTCATGTCGCCACTGTGGAATGACCCGATCGGTATCACGATCGTGAAGTACATGCTGGTGCTGATGGCCGCCGGCGTCGTGGTCCTGATCAAGATCGTCAAGATCCGCGTCTAG
- a CDS encoding response regulator, translated as MMQPATKPIGVMVVDDHQTMLWGLSKLIDGEKPRMQVIGTARSCEEALEQASHLTPDVILLDLDLDGKNALDILPGLLSNPASRALILTGEREQKTLDMAVLQGARGVLRKDASAEQVLRAIERVHRGELCMDAETMSRVFSEFMAARQSPHADPEAEKQATLTAKEHKIISAVVQGGGACNKSLAKQLFITEHTLRNHLTSIYQKLDVANRLELYVYAMKHQLGRPLS; from the coding sequence ATGATGCAACCAGCGACAAAACCGATCGGAGTCATGGTGGTGGACGACCACCAGACGATGCTGTGGGGCCTGTCCAAGCTGATCGACGGCGAGAAGCCGCGCATGCAGGTGATCGGCACGGCCAGGAGCTGCGAGGAGGCGCTGGAGCAGGCCAGTCACCTCACGCCCGACGTCATCCTCCTGGACCTCGACCTCGACGGCAAGAACGCCCTGGACATCCTGCCCGGGCTTCTGTCGAACCCCGCGTCGCGCGCCCTCATCCTGACCGGCGAACGCGAGCAGAAGACGCTGGACATGGCCGTCCTGCAAGGCGCCCGCGGCGTCCTGCGCAAGGATGCCTCCGCCGAGCAGGTGCTGCGGGCGATCGAGCGGGTCCATCGCGGCGAACTCTGCATGGACGCCGAGACGATGAGCCGGGTGTTCTCGGAATTCATGGCCGCGCGGCAGAGCCCCCACGCGGACCCCGAAGCCGAGAAGCAGGCCACGCTGACCGCCAAGGAGCACAAGATCATCTCCGCGGTGGTCCAGGGGGGCGGCGCCTGCAACAAGTCGCTGGCCAAGCAGCTCTTCATCACCGAGCACACGCTGCGCAACCACCTGACGTCGATCTACCAGAAGCTCGATGTGGCGAATCGGCTGGAGCTGTATGTGTATGCGATGAAGCACCAGTTGGGCAGGCCCCTGTCTTGA
- a CDS encoding TadE/TadG family type IV pilus assembly protein translates to MRSAQRGVALVELALIIPLLLLLTFVTTEFGRALYEYNAVTKSTRDAVRYLSYQTPGTHVAEARNLIVYGNIAGSGTPLARSLSLANVPVGTCCTWQSAGTNPVINTVTVRVSNYTFHSLFTSVLGIAFGNANGDIVFGNITATMRAAT, encoded by the coding sequence ATGCGATCCGCACAACGAGGTGTCGCGCTGGTCGAGCTGGCGTTGATCATTCCACTGCTCCTGCTGCTGACCTTCGTCACGACCGAGTTCGGCCGCGCTCTCTATGAATACAACGCGGTCACCAAGTCCACGCGCGATGCGGTGCGCTACCTCTCGTACCAGACGCCCGGCACTCATGTCGCAGAGGCGCGCAACCTCATCGTCTACGGCAACATCGCCGGCAGCGGCACGCCGCTCGCCCGCAGCCTCTCGCTCGCCAATGTACCGGTAGGGACCTGCTGCACCTGGCAGAGCGCCGGGACCAATCCGGTCATCAACACGGTCACCGTGCGGGTGAGCAACTACACCTTCCACTCCCTGTTCACGAGCGTGCTTGGCATCGCCTTCGGCAATGCCAACGGCGACATCGTGTTCGGCAACATCACCGCCACCATGCGAGCTGCGACATGA
- a CDS encoding type II and III secretion system protein family protein, giving the protein MVLAALACTAVPSHAADGPFAAQVPGAATVAPVPAAPATRRCTSVISDEQPTYVMLGKSAVIPLKSRVTRILVGGHSGGGSRAPAAAPMSAPGTAMPAGAPASPGNANDGVGDLEVMLLSPTDLFFKGRTAGSMNVVLQNAEGTCFIKDIVVTVDPLALQAKLAELMPEEKGIKVRGAERAIVLTGEVSDALRLQDVMSLAASYGDGKKVVNLLRVMAPQQVMLEVKIAEVSKTLLDRLGSRLALARSSSAGANQYSLISSFLSEGGGFVEALRVGRTRIGLDGQKDDGLVRVLAEPNIMAISGQQASFLSGGKIYIPVSQSNLGGIPTITLEEKEFGIGVKFTPTVLDGGRVHLKMVSEVSDLSQTGSPFTTVGGVTSVLPSLTVRRADTTVQLNDGQSFVIAGLIKSNVTESVKRFPGLGEVPVVGALARSTEFQNDQTELLFVITPRMVKPLTESPRLPTDNHVVPSRAEVYFNGALESSTPAPYAPQDH; this is encoded by the coding sequence ATGGTGCTCGCGGCTCTCGCGTGCACCGCCGTCCCGAGCCATGCGGCAGACGGCCCCTTCGCCGCCCAGGTGCCGGGCGCAGCCACGGTGGCGCCCGTCCCGGCCGCCCCGGCGACGAGGCGCTGCACCTCCGTGATCTCCGACGAGCAGCCCACCTATGTGATGCTGGGCAAGTCCGCCGTCATCCCGCTCAAGTCGCGGGTGACGCGCATTCTGGTCGGCGGCCATTCGGGCGGCGGTAGCAGGGCGCCAGCGGCAGCACCGATGTCCGCGCCGGGTACCGCGATGCCTGCCGGCGCTCCGGCTTCGCCGGGAAACGCCAACGATGGTGTCGGCGACCTCGAGGTCATGCTGCTCAGCCCCACGGACCTGTTCTTCAAGGGCCGGACCGCCGGTTCCATGAACGTCGTGCTGCAGAACGCGGAGGGCACCTGCTTCATCAAGGACATCGTCGTCACCGTCGATCCGCTGGCGCTGCAGGCGAAGCTGGCGGAACTGATGCCGGAGGAGAAGGGCATCAAGGTGCGCGGGGCGGAGCGGGCCATCGTGCTCACGGGCGAGGTCAGCGACGCGCTCCGGCTCCAAGACGTGATGAGCCTGGCCGCGTCTTATGGCGATGGCAAGAAGGTGGTCAACCTGCTGCGCGTCATGGCCCCGCAACAGGTCATGCTCGAGGTCAAGATCGCCGAGGTCAGCAAGACGCTGCTCGATCGGCTGGGTTCGCGCCTCGCGCTGGCCCGGTCGAGCAGCGCCGGTGCGAACCAGTATTCACTGATCTCCAGCTTCCTGAGCGAGGGCGGTGGCTTCGTCGAGGCGCTCCGGGTCGGCCGGACCCGGATCGGGCTCGACGGCCAGAAGGACGACGGCCTGGTGCGGGTTCTGGCCGAGCCCAACATCATGGCCATCAGCGGCCAGCAGGCGAGCTTCCTCTCGGGCGGCAAGATCTACATTCCGGTCTCGCAGAGCAACCTCGGCGGCATTCCGACCATTACGCTGGAAGAAAAGGAATTCGGCATCGGAGTGAAGTTCACTCCTACGGTGCTGGACGGCGGCCGCGTCCATCTGAAGATGGTCTCAGAAGTCTCGGACCTATCGCAGACCGGCTCTCCCTTCACGACCGTCGGTGGTGTGACTTCGGTCCTGCCCTCGCTCACGGTTCGGCGGGCCGACACGACTGTTCAACTTAACGATGGTCAGAGCTTCGTCATTGCCGGCCTGATCAAGAGCAACGTCACCGAATCCGTCAAGCGTTTCCCTGGGCTGGGCGAGGTGCCGGTGGTTGGTGCGCTGGCGCGCAGCACCGAATTCCAGAATGACCAGACCGAACTGCTGTTCGTGATCACCCCGCGCATGGTCAAGCCGCTGACCGAATCGCCGCGGCTGCCGACCGACAACCACGTCGTTCCCAGCCGCGCCGAGGTCTATTTCAACGGCGCACTCGAGAGCTCGACACCTGCGCCGTATGCCCCGCAAGACCACTAA
- a CDS encoding CpaF family protein — protein MSFREQLDAVAMEPIVGASLLTASDSLGNPIEASSYKMLKSRMHLKLLEKFDLAALETLPPEELRQEISAMVGRLLLEEQTAVNDIEKRTLIRDIQHEMLGFGPIELLMADPTVSDILVNSYDQIYVERKGRLERTNVGFTDEKHLLRIIDKIVSLVGRRIDESSPMVDARLPDGSRVNAVIPPVALDGPMMSIRRFAHIPLKMENLVQDLKSLTPQMAFMLEGLGKSKVNTLISGGTGAGKTTLLNILSGYIPESERIVTIEDAAELQMQQPHVIRMETRPANIEGKGEITQRALVRNALRMRPDRIVIGEVRGAEAFDMLQAMNTGHEGSLTTIHANTPRDALSRLENMIGMANLNLPHKAARSQIASAITVVIQALRLIDGRRKITSIQEITGMEGDVITMQEIFAFKQTGVGTDGLVQGHFHATGVRPKFAERLRAFGIVLPDAMFDPTRHYE, from the coding sequence ATGTCATTCCGGGAACAACTGGACGCGGTCGCGATGGAACCCATCGTGGGCGCCTCGCTTTTGACGGCCTCCGATTCCTTGGGCAATCCGATCGAGGCCAGCTCGTACAAGATGCTCAAGAGCAGGATGCACCTGAAGCTGCTGGAGAAGTTCGACCTGGCGGCGCTGGAGACGCTGCCGCCCGAGGAGTTGCGGCAGGAGATCTCCGCCATGGTGGGCCGCCTGCTGCTGGAGGAGCAGACGGCGGTGAACGACATCGAGAAGCGGACGCTGATCCGCGACATCCAGCACGAGATGCTGGGCTTCGGGCCCATCGAGCTGCTGATGGCGGACCCCACGGTCTCGGACATCCTGGTCAACTCCTACGACCAGATCTACGTCGAGCGCAAGGGGCGGCTCGAGCGCACCAACGTCGGCTTCACCGACGAGAAGCACCTGCTGCGCATCATCGACAAGATCGTGTCGCTGGTCGGGCGCCGCATCGACGAGTCCAGCCCGATGGTCGATGCGCGCCTGCCCGACGGCTCGCGCGTCAACGCGGTCATCCCGCCGGTCGCGCTAGACGGGCCGATGATGTCCATCCGCCGCTTCGCCCACATCCCGCTGAAGATGGAGAACCTGGTGCAGGACCTCAAGAGCCTGACTCCGCAGATGGCCTTCATGCTCGAAGGCCTGGGCAAGTCCAAGGTCAACACGCTCATCTCCGGCGGCACGGGTGCCGGCAAGACCACGCTGCTGAACATCCTGTCGGGCTATATCCCCGAATCCGAACGCATCGTGACCATCGAGGACGCGGCCGAGCTCCAGATGCAGCAGCCGCACGTGATCCGCATGGAGACCCGGCCGGCGAACATCGAAGGCAAGGGCGAGATCACGCAGCGAGCCCTGGTGCGCAACGCGCTGCGCATGCGGCCTGACCGGATCGTGATCGGCGAGGTGCGCGGGGCCGAGGCCTTCGACATGCTGCAGGCGATGAACACGGGCCACGAGGGCTCGCTCACCACCATCCATGCCAACACGCCGCGCGACGCGCTGTCGAGGCTGGAGAACATGATCGGCATGGCCAACCTGAACCTCCCGCACAAGGCGGCGCGCTCGCAGATCGCCTCGGCCATCACGGTGGTGATCCAGGCGCTGCGGCTGATCGACGGGCGGCGCAAGATCACGAGCATCCAGGAGATCACGGGCATGGAGGGCGATGTCATCACCATGCAGGAGATCTTCGCGTTCAAGCAGACGGGCGTCGGCACCGACGGGCTGGTGCAGGGCCATTTCCACGCGACCGGCGTGCGGCCGAAGTTCGCCGAGCGGTTGCGCGCCTTCGGCATCGTCCTGCCCGATGCCATGTTCGATCCGACCCGGCACTACGAATAG
- a CDS encoding AAA family ATPase, with amino-acid sequence MKISIISPNKNHLQEMSRLLEAQAHTVSVVDGGKSKMHVVAERDKPDLMLVDGMCCDPEELTLVEYVTTHHPQVAVILLCATQTPEFLIRSMRAGVREVLPSPASPDALEAAIGRVAAKLQKVKRPEAGKVLAFIPCKGGSGATFVATNLACQLAETSSVLLIDLNLQFGDALAFVSDGKPSSTVADVAHDISRLDASFLVASTVKVAPNFSVLAAPEDLTKAMEVKAEHIDAIIGLAVTLYDFVLLDIGRNLNNLAIRALDRAHCIYLVLQPGLPALRNATKLMAVFKSLGYAAGKMELIVNRFEKAGEIGIPEIQRSLNATPVLVLGESAKEIDASINRGVPLVRMSRGHPASRCLAEFALSLVPRQEQNTSFFARLFRRA; translated from the coding sequence ATGAAAATCTCCATCATCTCGCCCAACAAGAACCATCTCCAGGAGATGAGCCGACTGCTCGAGGCCCAGGCGCACACCGTGAGCGTGGTGGACGGCGGCAAGAGCAAGATGCACGTGGTCGCCGAGCGGGACAAGCCGGACCTGATGCTGGTCGATGGCATGTGCTGCGATCCCGAGGAGCTCACCCTGGTCGAGTACGTCACGACCCACCATCCCCAGGTCGCGGTGATCCTGCTGTGCGCGACCCAGACGCCCGAGTTCCTCATCCGCTCGATGCGCGCCGGCGTGCGCGAGGTCCTGCCATCGCCGGCGAGCCCGGACGCGCTGGAGGCGGCGATCGGCCGCGTCGCGGCGAAGCTGCAGAAGGTGAAGCGCCCCGAGGCCGGCAAGGTCCTGGCCTTCATCCCCTGCAAGGGCGGCAGCGGCGCGACCTTCGTGGCGACCAACCTGGCCTGCCAGCTGGCCGAGACCAGCTCGGTGCTCCTGATCGACCTGAACCTGCAGTTCGGCGATGCGCTTGCGTTCGTGAGCGACGGCAAGCCATCCTCCACGGTGGCGGATGTCGCGCACGACATCAGCCGGCTCGATGCCTCCTTCCTCGTGGCCAGCACGGTCAAGGTCGCCCCCAACTTCAGCGTGCTGGCCGCGCCGGAGGACCTCACGAAGGCCATGGAAGTCAAGGCCGAGCATATCGACGCAATCATCGGGCTGGCCGTGACGCTGTACGACTTCGTGCTGCTCGACATCGGCCGCAACCTCAACAACCTGGCGATCCGGGCGCTCGACCGGGCCCACTGCATCTACCTTGTCCTGCAGCCCGGCCTGCCGGCCCTGCGCAATGCAACCAAGCTGATGGCGGTGTTCAAGTCGCTGGGCTACGCGGCGGGCAAGATGGAGTTGATCGTCAATCGCTTTGAGAAGGCCGGCGAGATCGGCATTCCGGAGATACAGCGCTCGCTGAATGCGACCCCGGTGCTCGTGTTGGGGGAGTCCGCCAAGGAAATCGACGCCTCGATCAATCGGGGTGTTCCGCTGGTGCGGATGTCCCGCGGCCATCCGGCGAGCCGCTGCCTGGCCGAGTTCGCCTTGTCGCTGGTGCCGCGGCAGGAGCAGAACACGAGCTTCTTCGCGCGACTCTTTCGCAGGGCGTAG
- a CDS encoding pilus assembly protein TadG-related protein, which translates to MRSAAIRRRQRGAYIVTAAFLLLFLLGFMGIAFDFGHLFVVKTELQTAMDSCALAAAQELDSQPTALDRARSAGMTAGNLNRVNMQSGTWANQGQIVVANISFRDAAYAATTSPAAARYAQCQHTQPNINGWLLKAMGAFSGGGAAFPATHSVVANAVATRASAQTTCPVPVALKPKPGGTAPNYGFAVGEWITLINAQNAAQGGEIGWANLDGSNSASETEAELNGHCGTRVGDTLGTPGVQSSVADAWNFRFGIYKNTGDPSSLIGNPDFTGYAYTASNWPAQQNAYDGPAPGAAAPTAQNFVTKRAAFASCADTGTRVRGANSCESITGLSMNSFQKLAAPGNATGGHKQYGRNRRIVTVPVINGANQVVDYACMLMLQPLSIPMSNVQLEFRGNAGAANSPCVTSGLAGGGAGPLVPVLVR; encoded by the coding sequence ATGCGCAGCGCAGCAATCCGTCGACGCCAACGCGGGGCCTACATCGTCACCGCCGCGTTCCTGCTGCTGTTCCTGCTCGGTTTCATGGGCATCGCATTCGATTTCGGTCATCTGTTCGTGGTGAAGACCGAGCTGCAGACGGCCATGGACAGCTGTGCCCTGGCCGCAGCGCAGGAGCTTGACAGCCAACCCACTGCACTTGACCGCGCACGCAGCGCCGGCATGACGGCGGGCAATCTCAACCGGGTCAACATGCAATCGGGAACCTGGGCCAACCAGGGCCAGATCGTCGTGGCCAACATCAGCTTCCGGGATGCCGCGTACGCGGCGACCACTTCGCCCGCGGCGGCGCGCTATGCGCAATGCCAGCACACCCAGCCCAACATCAACGGCTGGCTGCTGAAGGCCATGGGCGCCTTCTCCGGCGGCGGGGCCGCCTTCCCCGCCACCCACAGCGTGGTTGCGAACGCGGTCGCCACCCGCGCAAGCGCACAGACCACCTGCCCGGTGCCGGTGGCGCTCAAGCCCAAGCCCGGTGGCACCGCGCCGAACTACGGCTTCGCGGTGGGCGAGTGGATCACCCTCATCAACGCGCAGAACGCAGCCCAGGGCGGCGAGATCGGCTGGGCCAACCTCGATGGGTCGAACAGCGCCTCCGAGACCGAGGCCGAGCTCAACGGACATTGCGGCACCCGCGTGGGCGACACACTGGGCACGCCCGGCGTCCAGAGCTCGGTGGCCGATGCGTGGAACTTCCGCTTCGGCATCTACAAGAACACCGGCGATCCCTCGTCCCTGATCGGAAACCCGGATTTCACGGGCTATGCCTACACCGCGAGCAACTGGCCGGCCCAGCAGAACGCCTACGACGGCCCCGCGCCGGGCGCGGCAGCGCCGACCGCGCAGAACTTCGTCACCAAGCGGGCGGCCTTCGCGTCCTGTGCCGACACGGGCACGCGGGTGAGGGGCGCGAACAGCTGCGAGTCGATCACCGGCTTGTCCATGAACAGTTTTCAGAAACTCGCCGCGCCGGGCAACGCTACCGGCGGCCACAAGCAATACGGTCGCAACCGCCGGATCGTGACGGTGCCGGTCATCAACGGCGCGAACCAGGTCGTCGACTACGCCTGCATGCTGATGCTGCAGCCGCTGTCGATCCCGATGTCGAACGTGCAGCTCGAGTTTCGCGGCAATGCGGGGGCCGCGAACAGCCCTTGCGTCACCAGCGGCCTGGCGGGCGGTGGGGCCGGGCCGCTTGTGCCCGTCCTGGTGAGGTGA
- a CDS encoding TadE/TadG family type IV pilus assembly protein: MRNRHSGATTVEFAFGLLIFLTFTLGITDFSRMLFTWSAAQEATRAGARYAVVCDDTGQQAQVLARMRTLLPQINTINVAWTPAGCTAATCQGVTVTITGLNYQWISPIAGAAAIAPIPMPTFSTFLPREIMRQDPNSAAICS, translated from the coding sequence ATGAGAAACAGGCACAGCGGCGCCACCACGGTCGAGTTCGCCTTCGGCCTCCTGATCTTCCTGACCTTCACGCTGGGCATCACGGACTTCAGTCGAATGCTCTTCACCTGGAGCGCGGCCCAGGAAGCGACCCGCGCCGGCGCGCGCTATGCCGTGGTGTGCGACGACACCGGCCAGCAGGCGCAGGTGCTCGCGCGGATGCGCACGCTGCTGCCGCAGATCAACACCATCAACGTAGCCTGGACGCCGGCGGGTTGCACCGCCGCCACCTGCCAGGGGGTGACGGTGACGATCACCGGGCTCAACTACCAGTGGATCTCGCCCATCGCCGGCGCCGCCGCGATCGCACCCATCCCGATGCCCACCTTCTCGACTTTCCTGCCGCGGGAAATCATGCGGCAGGACCCCAACAGCGCTGCCATTTGCTCGTGA
- the cpaB gene encoding Flp pilus assembly protein CpaB gives MRNIKAIALLVLALLAGLAAAVYATGWVSRQGGVASNKVVVAAVDIELGSRVNAQMLTTVDWPSGSVPPGAFTDVQALQDRVVKVGVLRGEALMEGKLAPVGTQGGLSAVIAAGKRAMTVRVNEVVGVAGFALPGNYVDVVVNAQQDKVKGEDSVQISKTVLEHVLVLAVAQEAGRDDTKPKVVSAVTLELSLEDSEKLDLARSVGTLSLVLRNQIDKEKVATAGITKSQLFGDKAIVPVSLAAPAPAPARPRVSVVRPAVRQPVECVEVIQGASRALSCF, from the coding sequence ATGAGGAACATCAAGGCAATCGCACTACTCGTCCTGGCGCTGCTGGCCGGCCTGGCCGCCGCCGTGTACGCGACCGGCTGGGTTTCCCGGCAAGGCGGCGTCGCGTCGAACAAGGTGGTGGTCGCGGCCGTCGACATCGAGCTGGGCAGCCGCGTCAACGCCCAGATGTTGACGACCGTCGACTGGCCCAGCGGCTCGGTGCCGCCAGGGGCCTTCACGGATGTGCAAGCGCTGCAGGACCGCGTGGTCAAGGTCGGCGTGCTTCGCGGCGAAGCGCTGATGGAAGGCAAGCTCGCGCCTGTCGGCACGCAGGGCGGCCTCTCGGCGGTGATCGCCGCAGGCAAGCGCGCCATGACGGTCCGGGTCAACGAGGTGGTGGGCGTGGCCGGCTTCGCGCTGCCCGGCAACTACGTCGACGTGGTGGTCAACGCCCAGCAGGACAAGGTCAAGGGCGAGGACAGCGTGCAGATCAGCAAGACCGTGCTGGAACACGTGCTGGTGCTGGCGGTCGCGCAGGAGGCCGGGCGCGACGACACCAAGCCGAAGGTGGTCAGTGCGGTGACGCTCGAGCTCTCGCTCGAGGACTCGGAAAAACTCGACCTCGCACGCAGCGTCGGCACGCTGTCCCTGGTGCTGCGCAACCAGATCGACAAGGAGAAGGTCGCCACCGCCGGCATCACCAAGAGCCAGCTTTTCGGCGACAAGGCCATCGTGCCCGTGTCGCTTGCCGCACCCGCGCCCGCACCGGCCAGGCCGCGAGTTTCCGTCGTGAGGCCCGCGGTCCGCCAGCCGGTGGAGTGCGTGGAGGTCATACAGGGCGCCAGCCGCGCGCTCAGCTGCTTCTAA
- a CDS encoding Flp family type IVb pilin: MNKLLNSARSFLKDEEGAQVIEYALIIAVVSIALVVALSTLLTAGNGPFAAFVTRVITCLTGPACT; encoded by the coding sequence ATGAACAAGCTTCTCAATTCCGCCCGTTCCTTTCTCAAGGATGAAGAAGGCGCGCAAGTGATCGAGTACGCACTGATCATCGCCGTGGTGTCGATCGCCCTGGTGGTCGCTCTCTCCACGCTGCTGACGGCAGGCAACGGCCCGTTCGCGGCCTTCGTCACACGCGTCATCACCTGCCTGACAGGCCCGGCCTGCACCTGA